The proteins below are encoded in one region of Desulfonatronum thioautotrophicum:
- a CDS encoding FAD-dependent oxidoreductase, producing the protein MDVVIIGGVALGPKAACRLKRLMPDAQVTILDQGARVSYGGCGIPYYVSGDVADVKELQATSFHMQRDPKFFREAKGVDVLTRKRAERIDRQAKVVHARDLDSGESFAVSYDKLVLAMGSRPRKPDFPGVDLQGVFAVSNLEEAEGIRSRIEAGKVGKAVVVGAGFIGLEIAEALADMWGVETTVVDIADQILPGFVSRELAQMAQHHMQEQGVRFRLSATVKGFAGDAAVERVLLDGEELDADLVILSVGVIPNSELARDAGLEVSLRGGIVVDTHLRTSDPDIYAGGNCVQVTNLVTGQPGYYPLGSLANRQGRVIGTNLAGGNAEFSGAVGSFAVKLFGISVSGAGLCPEAARQAGLDAVHSHVVQSDRAHFFPENELMHLEMVVEQSVPRRGRVLGVQGLCAKGDGLVGRVGAVAAVLGDHPHVSVIGNLEYPYSPPFSSAMDIVNTAANAAENILEGRCTAMTVSEFERLWNDPHRDFRVLDCRGTANAQPFLEKHPDVWMNIPQDELGARLEEVPRDKPLVLVCNAGGRSYEAQITLKEAGIEDALNLQGGVAAIRRSGMDEV; encoded by the coding sequence ATGGACGTGGTGATTATCGGCGGGGTGGCTTTGGGGCCCAAGGCGGCATGTCGCTTGAAACGGCTGATGCCGGACGCCCAGGTGACCATCCTTGACCAGGGAGCCAGGGTTTCCTACGGCGGATGCGGTATTCCGTACTATGTTTCCGGGGACGTCGCAGACGTCAAGGAACTGCAGGCCACCAGCTTCCATATGCAACGCGATCCAAAATTTTTTCGCGAGGCCAAGGGCGTGGATGTTTTGACCCGCAAACGGGCCGAGCGCATTGATCGGCAGGCCAAGGTCGTCCATGCCCGGGATTTGGATTCCGGGGAGAGTTTTGCTGTGTCCTACGACAAACTGGTCCTGGCCATGGGCAGCCGCCCGCGCAAACCGGATTTCCCCGGTGTGGACCTGCAGGGAGTGTTCGCCGTGTCCAACCTGGAGGAGGCCGAAGGCATCCGCTCCCGGATTGAGGCGGGCAAGGTGGGCAAGGCCGTGGTGGTCGGAGCCGGGTTCATCGGTCTGGAAATCGCCGAAGCGCTGGCGGACATGTGGGGCGTGGAGACCACGGTGGTGGATATCGCGGATCAGATTCTGCCCGGCTTCGTCAGCCGGGAACTGGCCCAAATGGCACAGCACCACATGCAGGAGCAGGGAGTGCGTTTCCGGTTGTCGGCCACGGTCAAGGGGTTTGCCGGAGATGCGGCCGTTGAGCGGGTGCTGCTGGACGGCGAGGAACTGGACGCGGACCTGGTGATCCTTTCCGTGGGCGTGATTCCCAATTCCGAGTTGGCCCGGGACGCCGGGCTGGAGGTGTCGCTCCGGGGCGGCATTGTCGTGGATACGCACCTGCGAACCTCGGACCCGGACATTTACGCCGGGGGTAACTGCGTCCAGGTGACCAATCTGGTCACTGGCCAGCCGGGTTATTATCCCTTGGGCTCGTTGGCCAACCGCCAGGGCCGGGTGATCGGCACCAACCTGGCCGGCGGGAACGCCGAATTTTCCGGAGCCGTGGGCAGTTTCGCGGTCAAGCTTTTCGGTATTTCCGTGTCTGGAGCCGGTCTGTGTCCGGAAGCAGCCCGCCAAGCCGGGCTGGACGCCGTCCACTCCCACGTGGTCCAGTCGGACCGGGCCCACTTTTTCCCGGAAAACGAGCTGATGCACCTGGAAATGGTGGTGGAGCAGAGCGTCCCACGGCGCGGCCGGGTCCTGGGCGTGCAGGGGCTTTGCGCCAAAGGGGATGGCCTGGTGGGCCGGGTCGGGGCCGTGGCCGCGGTCCTGGGTGACCACCCGCATGTGTCGGTAATCGGCAACCTGGAGTATCCCTATTCGCCGCCATTTTCATCAGCCATGGACATCGTCAACACCGCGGCCAACGCCGCGGAGAACATCCTGGAAGGCCGTTGCACGGCTATGACCGTTTCCGAATTTGAGCGACTTTGGAACGACCCCCATCGCGACTTCCGGGTCCTGGACTGCCGTGGGACCGCCAATGCCCAGCCGTTCCTGGAAAAGCACCCGGACGTCTGGATGAATATTCCCCAGGACGAGCTGGGGGCCAGGCTGGAGGAGGTGCCCCGGGACAAGCCCCTGGTCCTGGTCTGCAACGCCGGAGGCCGCTCCTATGAAGCCCAGATCACCCTGAAGGAGGCCGGGATCGAGGACGCCCTGAATCTGCAAGGGGGAGTGGCGGCGATACGCAGGAG
- the moaA gene encoding GTP 3',8-cyclase MoaA produces MTLLSPPVQQHSGLPLSETMVDHHGRSINYLRLSITDRCNLRCLYCRSSCTGLKMLPHEQMLSYEECLELIAVASELNISKVRFTGGEPFIRRNFLHFLEQVLQRHPHLDMRLTTNATLLSGKISALKEIGVQGLNISLDTLNREKFQRITGRDFFPQVRGAIDQCLDQGLRVKINVVALKGINDDELPAFVRFAEQFPLDLRFIEFMPVGEQTVWRPEQLWTATEILRDAGEIVHLDPVVGLEKRRGPARMFTIRNGQGRIGVISPLSSHFCGQCNRLRITPDGRLRTCLFSDKEYRLRPILRSPKLGREHLRRVIIRAGKVKPMGHEILAAQGRDRSVCRKIMSAIGG; encoded by the coding sequence ATGACGCTTCTCTCTCCGCCGGTTCAGCAGCACAGCGGTCTTCCGCTATCCGAAACCATGGTCGACCATCACGGCCGCAGCATCAACTATCTGCGGCTGAGCATTACGGACCGGTGCAATCTGCGCTGTCTCTACTGCCGCTCGTCCTGTACGGGCCTGAAAATGCTGCCCCACGAGCAAATGCTCAGCTACGAGGAATGCCTGGAATTGATCGCGGTAGCTTCGGAGTTGAATATCTCCAAGGTCCGCTTTACCGGAGGGGAACCATTCATCCGCCGAAATTTTTTGCACTTTCTTGAGCAGGTTCTGCAACGCCATCCCCACCTGGACATGCGTCTGACCACCAATGCCACGCTGCTTTCCGGCAAGATTTCCGCGCTCAAGGAGATCGGTGTCCAGGGTCTGAACATCTCCCTGGACACGCTGAATCGGGAAAAATTCCAGCGCATCACCGGACGAGATTTTTTCCCCCAAGTTCGCGGGGCCATTGATCAGTGCCTGGACCAGGGCCTTCGGGTCAAAATAAATGTCGTGGCCTTGAAAGGCATCAACGACGACGAGTTGCCGGCCTTTGTCCGGTTCGCGGAGCAGTTCCCCCTGGACCTGCGGTTCATCGAATTCATGCCTGTGGGCGAACAGACCGTCTGGCGTCCGGAGCAGCTTTGGACGGCAACGGAAATTCTCCGCGATGCCGGTGAGATCGTCCACCTCGATCCGGTGGTCGGCCTGGAAAAACGACGTGGTCCGGCCAGGATGTTCACCATCCGAAACGGCCAGGGCCGGATTGGGGTCATCTCGCCACTCAGTTCCCATTTTTGCGGTCAGTGCAACAGGTTGCGCATCACCCCAGACGGTCGACTGCGTACCTGCCTCTTTTCGGATAAGGAATATCGTCTGCGGCCGATTCTCCGTTCGCCCAAGCTGGGACGAGAGCATTTGCGCCGGGTGATCATCCGGGCTGGGAAAGTCAAACCAATGGGTCATGAAATATTGGCTGCCCAGGGCCGGGACCGCTCGGTTTGCCGCAAAATCATGTCCGCCATCGGGGGATAG
- a CDS encoding Tim44 domain-containing protein, translating to MSRLTVFLGCLVCMFAIGGFILTEIAEAQRMGGSRSFGSRPSYQRPAQQPAQPTQRQTQQQQQSQQQTGQQSQQQGQQSAQQAPARGGIGGMLGGMLGGMLLGGLIGSLLFGGLGAFSGVNFIDILVIGLILYLIYRFIRSRRMAAQPAGLVAAQGPSEGNAGERPELILHRNAPSASSSASSTASTGKNAWDALNTEPSGTSSSGITVPEGFDVDEFLSGAKAAYSRMQQSWNNRDLEDIRNFTTREVFAEIKRQQGSAPMMGQTELLNVEASLLEVRQEGSDTVCSVLFDVLLREDAGENQPAQIQEIWHFSRPADGSGIWLLEGIQQVA from the coding sequence GTGTCACGATTGACGGTTTTTCTTGGTTGTCTTGTTTGTATGTTCGCCATTGGTGGATTTATTCTCACGGAAATCGCCGAAGCTCAGAGAATGGGCGGAAGCCGATCCTTTGGTTCACGGCCCAGCTACCAGCGTCCAGCGCAACAACCCGCGCAACCGACGCAGCGCCAAACCCAACAGCAGCAACAATCGCAGCAGCAGACCGGCCAACAGAGTCAACAGCAGGGCCAGCAGTCCGCGCAGCAGGCTCCAGCGCGCGGGGGGATTGGCGGGATGTTGGGTGGAATGTTGGGGGGCATGCTTCTTGGCGGGCTGATCGGCTCTTTGCTCTTCGGCGGCCTGGGGGCTTTTTCCGGAGTCAATTTCATTGACATCCTGGTCATTGGCTTGATTCTCTATCTGATTTACCGCTTTATCCGCTCCCGTCGCATGGCTGCCCAGCCTGCCGGCCTGGTGGCGGCTCAGGGGCCCTCTGAGGGGAACGCCGGGGAACGGCCGGAACTGATCCTGCACCGCAATGCACCATCGGCCTCTTCCAGTGCATCCTCCACTGCTTCTACAGGAAAAAACGCCTGGGACGCATTGAACACCGAGCCTTCCGGCACGTCCTCCTCCGGGATCACCGTTCCCGAGGGTTTTGACGTGGATGAATTTCTCTCCGGCGCCAAGGCTGCTTACAGCCGGATGCAGCAGTCCTGGAACAACCGGGATCTGGAGGATATCCGAAACTTTACGACCCGCGAAGTTTTTGCGGAAATCAAGCGCCAGCAAGGTTCAGCCCCGATGATGGGCCAAACTGAGCTCTTGAATGTCGAAGCGTCCCTGCTGGAAGTCCGGCAGGAGGGTTCCGACACCGTGTGCAGCGTGCTTTTCGACGTTTTGCTCCGTGAGGATGCCGGCGAAAACCAGCCGGCGCAGATTCAGGAAATCTGGCACTTCTCCAGACCGGCCGACGGAAGCGGCATCTGGTTGCTGGAAGGCATCCAGCAGGTCGCCTGA
- a CDS encoding NFACT RNA binding domain-containing protein, whose protein sequence is MEALLFRHVMDEIHPMLVGRRLERIYAPRPGWWTFRLQPSDHPRFLLFSHHPSAVALMPASEAPRNPDQPSSQVMRLRKLVLGRRIQELRSDWVHRCLHLGLDHGESRVWLSLDARHGVSSPNARPRGSHPSTTISPGLAPDDASLEMHSTQVIWPSWEEIRSNPDIWQTHPHISPLLRRTLDALSEEQGRALLDNLRSGLPPGAYYLYRAVAQSRKPPIATPWPLPDRVRHNQVEQVCSSALEASRHLAEELFFPRQSAPGTSLPNAQERKRLARLRRNLEADEQRLRGYVRLADHAEMVRHHLYQLPLQQMSPRSKVESLTVTDAREHPIELRLDPRMTILENMQRWFRLAEKGRRGLDHVQHHRESLEKKLLEVEDAAFSNGERDARPTHPPKPNLRLGSRNRKERSLPLHRFLSSDGFVLLRGKNQKANHQLLTKFASPFDFWFHAADGPGAHLILKRDAPNQDVPDRSLEQAAALAGLASHFAAAGQATIICAQVKHVRPVKGTPGMATVDSVFKTLHVPLDPELEHKLRIAS, encoded by the coding sequence ATGGAGGCCCTGCTCTTCCGACATGTCATGGATGAAATACATCCCATGCTGGTGGGCAGACGATTGGAACGGATCTATGCTCCACGGCCGGGGTGGTGGACCTTCCGTCTGCAACCATCTGATCATCCCCGATTTCTCCTCTTCAGCCACCACCCGTCCGCGGTGGCGTTGATGCCGGCATCTGAGGCGCCCAGAAATCCTGACCAGCCCTCGTCCCAGGTGATGCGCTTGCGTAAACTGGTACTTGGCCGCCGGATTCAAGAACTGCGCTCCGATTGGGTCCACCGCTGTCTACATCTCGGCCTTGACCACGGTGAATCACGGGTTTGGCTTTCCCTGGACGCCCGACATGGGGTTTCCAGCCCAAACGCAAGGCCAAGAGGGTCACATCCATCGACGACAATCTCTCCTGGCCTTGCTCCCGACGATGCCTCCTTGGAAATGCATTCGACGCAAGTCATTTGGCCATCCTGGGAAGAAATCCGTTCCAATCCGGACATTTGGCAAACCCATCCCCATATTTCTCCACTTTTGCGCCGCACCCTGGACGCCCTGTCCGAGGAACAAGGCCGCGCTCTGCTCGACAACTTGCGATCCGGCCTTCCCCCCGGGGCCTATTATCTCTACCGAGCCGTAGCGCAATCCCGAAAACCGCCCATAGCGACTCCCTGGCCTCTGCCGGATCGTGTCCGCCATAACCAGGTGGAGCAGGTTTGTTCGTCTGCTCTGGAGGCGTCGCGTCATTTAGCTGAGGAACTCTTTTTTCCCCGGCAAAGCGCTCCAGGGACATCACTTCCTAATGCTCAGGAGCGCAAACGCCTGGCTCGGCTGCGACGGAATCTGGAAGCTGATGAACAACGACTGCGCGGATACGTCCGACTGGCGGATCACGCCGAAATGGTCCGCCACCACCTCTATCAGCTTCCCCTGCAGCAGATGTCGCCGCGATCCAAGGTGGAAAGCCTGACCGTGACCGATGCGCGGGAACATCCCATCGAGTTGCGTCTTGATCCCCGGATGACGATCCTGGAAAACATGCAGCGCTGGTTTCGGTTGGCCGAAAAAGGCCGTCGCGGTCTGGACCATGTCCAGCACCATCGCGAATCTCTGGAAAAGAAGCTTCTGGAGGTTGAAGACGCAGCGTTTTCCAATGGAGAGCGTGATGCACGGCCGACACATCCTCCCAAACCTAACCTGAGGCTCGGGAGCAGAAACAGGAAAGAGCGCTCCTTGCCCCTGCATCGCTTTTTGAGTAGCGACGGCTTTGTCCTGTTACGCGGCAAGAACCAGAAGGCCAACCATCAGCTCCTGACCAAATTTGCCAGCCCCTTTGATTTCTGGTTTCACGCCGCCGACGGGCCTGGAGCGCACCTGATCCTGAAGCGTGACGCCCCGAACCAGGATGTTCCGGACCGGTCCCTGGAGCAGGCCGCTGCACTGGCCGGGCTGGCCAGCCATTTCGCGGCAGCCGGCCAGGCCACGATCATCTGTGCCCAGGTCAAACACGTTCGGCCGGTCAAGGGCACGCCGGGCATGGCAACAGTGGACAGCGTCTTTAAGACCCTGCATGTTCCTCTGGACCCTGAACTGGAGCACAAACTGCGGATCGCATCGTGA
- the dksA gene encoding RNA polymerase-binding protein DksA: MDQKDLDFFEKMLKDTIQDINQRGSETLDDMTDHREVHADPADRATMETDRSFMLRLRDRERKLIPKIQEALGRINNGTYGMCEDCGDDISIERLKARPVTTLCIKCKSAREEEEQLRGD, translated from the coding sequence ATGGACCAGAAAGATTTGGATTTTTTTGAGAAAATGCTCAAGGATACCATTCAGGACATCAACCAGCGCGGGTCCGAAACCCTGGACGACATGACCGACCATAGGGAAGTCCATGCCGATCCCGCGGACCGGGCGACCATGGAGACCGACCGTTCCTTTATGTTGCGTCTCCGGGATCGGGAGCGCAAGCTGATTCCCAAAATCCAGGAGGCACTGGGACGGATTAATAACGGAACCTATGGGATGTGCGAGGATTGCGGAGACGATATCAGTATTGAGCGCCTCAAGGCCAGACCGGTGACCACCTTGTGCATCAAGTGCAAAAGCGCCCGGGAAGAAGAGGAACAGTTGCGTGGTGACTAG
- a CDS encoding PhoH family protein: MSIERRLEFQSAAEAQKLFGPHNAHLRQLADLSGISADSAGSVAVLRGNDQQTVDLAANCLVQLHGLQRTDKLIQPQDVDHAWRILCRDPQADIKSVFKDVVYAVSPKRTITPRTISQRSYLEAIRRNDLVFGIGPAGTGKTYLAVAMAVSALTKKEVKRLVLTRPAVEAGEKLGFLPGDLVEKVNPYLRPLYDALHDMLEFRKVQEMVETGVIEIAPLAFMRGRTLNDAFIILDEAQNTTQEQMKMFLTRLGFGSKAVVTGDITQIDLPVHARSGLVQAEKVLSTVSGLQFIHFHEEDVIRHPLVGRIVHAYDRYPRQDSRQKG, encoded by the coding sequence ATGTCAATTGAACGCCGCTTGGAGTTTCAAAGTGCTGCCGAGGCGCAAAAATTGTTCGGCCCGCACAACGCGCATCTGCGCCAGCTTGCGGATTTAAGCGGAATCTCCGCTGATAGTGCCGGGTCCGTTGCCGTACTGCGCGGAAACGACCAGCAAACCGTGGATCTGGCCGCCAACTGTCTGGTTCAATTGCATGGCCTGCAGCGTACCGACAAGCTTATCCAGCCACAGGACGTGGATCATGCCTGGAGAATTTTATGCCGCGATCCCCAGGCGGACATCAAATCCGTTTTCAAGGATGTCGTCTACGCTGTCTCCCCCAAGCGGACAATTACCCCCCGAACCATCAGCCAGCGCAGCTATCTGGAGGCCATTCGCCGCAACGATCTGGTTTTCGGCATCGGCCCCGCGGGCACGGGTAAAACCTATCTGGCGGTGGCCATGGCCGTATCCGCCCTGACCAAAAAAGAGGTCAAGCGCCTGGTGTTGACCCGGCCCGCGGTGGAAGCCGGTGAGAAACTTGGTTTTCTCCCTGGGGATCTGGTGGAAAAGGTCAATCCGTACCTGCGCCCTCTGTATGACGCCCTCCACGATATGCTGGAGTTCCGGAAGGTTCAGGAAATGGTGGAAACCGGAGTGATCGAAATCGCACCTCTGGCGTTCATGCGCGGACGCACGCTGAACGATGCGTTCATCATTCTTGACGAGGCTCAGAATACAACCCAGGAGCAGATGAAGATGTTCCTGACCCGATTGGGCTTCGGCTCCAAGGCCGTAGTCACCGGGGACATCACCCAGATCGATCTTCCGGTGCACGCCCGGTCCGGATTGGTCCAGGCGGAAAAAGTGCTTTCCACCGTCTCCGGGCTCCAGTTTATTCATTTTCACGAGGAAGATGTGATCAGGCACCCCCTGGTTGGCCGCATTGTCCATGCCTATGACCGATACCCACGCCAAGACTCCCGCCAAAAAGGCTAA